The Citrifermentans bemidjiense Bem genome window below encodes:
- a CDS encoding 2-oxoacid:acceptor oxidoreductase family protein: protein MSQRYEIRFSGAGGQGLILAGVIMAEAASIYDGKQAVQSQSYGPEARGGASKSEVIISDTLIDYPKATVVDALLALTQEAADKYSHDLKEGGVLLIDSDLVKRVPAGKFKTVAFPIINTAKNEVGREIVANIVALGAMVALTEVVTKEGAEKAVLARVPEAFVELNKKAFQMGYEKAIAARA, encoded by the coding sequence ATGTCTCAGAGATATGAAATCAGATTTTCCGGGGCTGGCGGGCAGGGTCTCATCCTTGCCGGTGTCATCATGGCCGAAGCCGCTTCCATCTACGACGGCAAGCAGGCAGTACAGTCCCAGAGCTACGGCCCCGAGGCAAGGGGTGGTGCATCCAAGTCGGAGGTTATCATCTCCGATACCCTTATCGACTACCCGAAGGCAACCGTGGTTGACGCGCTCTTGGCGCTGACCCAGGAAGCCGCCGACAAGTACTCCCACGACCTGAAGGAAGGCGGGGTACTGCTGATCGATTCGGACCTGGTGAAGAGAGTGCCGGCGGGGAAATTCAAGACCGTCGCCTTCCCGATCATCAACACCGCGAAGAACGAAGTCGGCCGCGAGATCGTCGCGAACATCGTGGCGCTGGGCGCCATGGTGGCACTGACCGAAGTCGTTACCAAGGAAGGCGCCGAGAAGGCAGTTCTCGCCCGCGTTCCGGAGGCCTTCGTCGAGCTGAACAAGAAGGCGTTCCAGATGGGTTACGAGAAGGCGATCGCTGCACGCGCCTAG
- the rlmD gene encoding 23S rRNA (uracil(1939)-C(5))-methyltransferase RlmD encodes MKFEHSRPQSQKPYKKDDSARTEGAESSATPKYSKNTSTTARKPKAAQTERTESTRSSRGETPAAAFGSRPARPKGDRSAAPPAPGKGRDRKPAAKTAGNRPERTPAGKGGASSRDERQPTLRSGQVLELNILATNDEGFGVANHEGTRVLVAGGLPGEVLVAKITYVGRREAFAHTIKCLKRSPDRNPSPACTLGRVCDGCGLMQMRYPAQLAWKKSLVARHFRKYPSLFEVAIRETIGSPKELGYRNTAKLVIAGKNNDPVIGIYRRNTHDVLQIEDCALHHPLINKVVKAAKAGIKKGKVQIYNPKSEMGLLRYLVVRVAEKTNQVMVVLVTTDQGYNEMHHLAKFIQQAVPEVSVVAQNINTSTGNVIFGTKDRSITKAQTLKAFVGDKIFNLSPHSFFQVNSGAARIIYEKVRELANLKGTERVIDVYCGIGGISLYLADQAREVVGIEFVEAAVADATINAALNHVENCHFEAGDAVHLIDEIGEEGGADLIVLNPPRKGCDEKVLRSVAAINPPRIIYVSCSPETLARDLDILSGLGYRTVEVQPVDMFPQTVHVEDVALLEKKQ; translated from the coding sequence ATGAAGTTTGAGCACTCCCGTCCCCAGTCACAAAAGCCATACAAGAAAGACGACTCAGCCAGAACCGAAGGCGCCGAGTCCAGCGCTACCCCCAAGTACTCCAAAAACACCTCAACTACAGCGCGCAAACCCAAAGCCGCCCAGACTGAGCGCACCGAAAGCACCCGCAGCTCCAGGGGCGAAACTCCCGCTGCAGCGTTTGGCTCACGTCCCGCCCGCCCGAAGGGAGATCGTTCGGCGGCGCCTCCCGCACCGGGCAAAGGCAGGGACCGTAAACCGGCGGCAAAGACAGCCGGGAACAGACCGGAGAGGACGCCTGCTGGAAAGGGAGGAGCATCTTCCCGCGACGAGCGCCAGCCTACGCTGCGCAGCGGACAGGTGCTGGAGCTGAACATTCTCGCTACCAACGACGAGGGCTTCGGCGTGGCCAACCACGAGGGGACCCGCGTGCTGGTGGCAGGGGGACTTCCGGGCGAGGTGCTGGTGGCGAAGATCACCTACGTCGGCCGCAGGGAAGCCTTCGCCCATACCATAAAGTGTCTGAAGCGTTCTCCGGACCGCAACCCCTCTCCCGCCTGCACCCTGGGACGGGTGTGCGACGGCTGCGGACTGATGCAGATGCGCTACCCGGCCCAGTTGGCATGGAAAAAGTCGCTGGTCGCCCGCCACTTCCGGAAATACCCCTCTCTTTTCGAGGTCGCCATCAGGGAAACCATCGGCTCGCCCAAGGAGCTTGGATATCGCAACACGGCAAAACTTGTCATTGCCGGGAAGAACAACGATCCCGTCATCGGCATCTACCGTCGCAACACCCATGACGTCTTGCAGATCGAGGACTGCGCGCTGCACCACCCGCTGATCAATAAGGTGGTGAAGGCTGCCAAGGCCGGGATCAAGAAAGGAAAGGTGCAGATCTACAACCCCAAGAGCGAGATGGGGCTTTTGCGCTACCTGGTGGTTCGCGTGGCCGAAAAGACCAATCAGGTCATGGTGGTTCTGGTGACGACGGACCAGGGTTACAACGAGATGCACCACCTGGCGAAGTTCATTCAGCAGGCGGTCCCGGAGGTCTCGGTGGTGGCGCAGAACATCAACACCTCGACCGGCAACGTGATCTTCGGCACCAAGGACCGCTCCATTACCAAGGCCCAGACGCTGAAGGCGTTCGTGGGTGACAAGATCTTCAACCTTTCGCCCCACTCCTTCTTCCAGGTCAACAGCGGTGCCGCGCGCATCATCTATGAGAAGGTGCGGGAGCTGGCGAACCTGAAGGGGACCGAGCGGGTCATCGACGTCTACTGCGGCATCGGCGGCATCTCGCTCTATCTCGCCGACCAGGCTCGCGAAGTGGTCGGGATCGAATTCGTCGAGGCAGCGGTCGCCGACGCCACCATCAACGCGGCACTGAACCACGTGGAGAACTGTCACTTCGAGGCCGGCGACGCCGTGCATCTGATTGACGAGATCGGGGAGGAAGGGGGCGCGGACCTGATCGTGCTCAACCCGCCGCGGAAAGGGTGCGACGAGAAGGTGTTGAGGAGCGTGGCCGCCATCAATCCCCCACGCATCATCTACGTTTCCTGCTCGCCCGAAACGCTGGCGCGGGATCTGGACATCCTCTCCGGGCTCGGCTACCGCACCGTGGAGGTGCAGCCGGTGGACATGTTCCCGCAGACGGTGCATGTCGAGGACGTGGCGCTTCTGGAAAAAAAGCAGTGA
- the ispG gene encoding flavodoxin-dependent (E)-4-hydroxy-3-methylbut-2-enyl-diphosphate synthase, whose protein sequence is MRKTTRQIMIGNIPVGGGAPCSVQSMCSTDTRDVAATLGQIGRLAAAGCEIVRCAVPDMDAALALAAIKAGSPMPLIADIHFDYKLALKALESGVDGLRLNPGNIGEKWKVAEVVKAAAERNVPIRIGVNGGSLEKELLVKYGHPTPEAMVESALGHVRILEELGYQQIKISIKVSDVLRTLEAYRLLSDAVDYPLHIGVTEAGTIFAGTVKSSVGLGILLNQGIGDTMRVSLTGDPVDEVRVAYDILKSLGLRTRGINFVSCPTCGRCQVNLIPVAEEVERRLAHLDTTITVAVMGCSVNGPGEAREADFGIAGGRGEGLLFRHGEILRKVPEAELADALVEEVLKNQ, encoded by the coding sequence ATGAGAAAAACGACCAGGCAGATCATGATAGGGAATATCCCGGTTGGCGGAGGTGCTCCCTGCTCCGTCCAGTCCATGTGCTCAACCGACACCCGTGATGTCGCGGCAACCCTTGGGCAGATCGGCCGGCTTGCCGCCGCCGGATGCGAGATCGTGCGCTGTGCGGTGCCGGATATGGACGCCGCCCTGGCCCTTGCCGCCATAAAGGCCGGCTCCCCCATGCCGCTCATAGCCGACATACATTTCGACTACAAGCTTGCCTTGAAGGCCCTGGAGTCCGGGGTGGACGGGCTCCGTCTCAACCCCGGCAACATAGGCGAAAAGTGGAAGGTTGCCGAGGTGGTGAAAGCCGCGGCCGAGCGCAACGTTCCCATCCGCATCGGCGTCAACGGCGGTTCGCTGGAAAAGGAACTGCTGGTGAAGTACGGGCACCCGACTCCCGAGGCCATGGTCGAATCGGCGCTGGGGCATGTGCGGATCCTCGAGGAACTGGGCTATCAGCAGATAAAGATATCGATCAAGGTCTCCGACGTATTGCGGACCCTGGAGGCGTACCGGCTTCTTTCCGACGCCGTTGACTACCCTCTGCACATAGGCGTTACCGAGGCCGGAACCATCTTCGCCGGAACCGTCAAGTCCTCCGTAGGTCTGGGAATACTTCTTAACCAGGGGATCGGCGACACCATGCGGGTCTCCCTCACCGGCGATCCGGTTGACGAGGTGCGGGTAGCGTACGACATACTCAAATCGCTCGGTTTGCGGACCCGCGGCATCAACTTCGTCTCCTGCCCCACCTGTGGGCGTTGCCAGGTGAACCTGATACCCGTAGCCGAGGAAGTAGAGCGGCGCCTGGCGCATCTGGATACAACGATCACCGTCGCCGTCATGGGGTGCTCCGTCAACGGACCCGGCGAGGCTCGCGAGGCCGACTTCGGCATAGCCGGGGGTAGGGGAGAAGGGCTTCTCTTTCGGCACGGCGAGATCCTGCGCAAGGTCCCCGAAGCCGAGCTAGCCGATGCCTTGGTGGAAGAAGTCTTAAAAAATCAGTAG
- a CDS encoding proline--tRNA ligase — protein sequence MRYSQYFIPTVKETPSDAEVISHKLMLRAGMIRKLAAGIYNYLPFGLRSIRKVEAIVREEMNRAGAIELLMPAVQPAELWKESGRWEFYGKELLRFNDRKDAEFCMGPTHEEVITDLIRKEVRSYRQLPINLYQIQGKFRDEIRPRFGLMRGREFIMKDAYSFDVNEAGADVSYEKMYKAYRRIFERCGLKFRAVEADTGTIGGSYSHEFMVLADSGEDAIVSCSACEYAANMEKAETRKGEGIEHADPRPMEHVSTPGQKSIEDVATFLGVQNTQVVKTLVLVADGEPVVALIRGDYDLNEIKLKNHLGCAELEMAEDDVVVKVTGAPTGYAGPVGLAAKVKVVADLSLEGMHNFVTGANAADTHLKNVNIGRDFSVSGFVDIRNVVIGDACPRCDSGKLEIWRGIEVGHVFKLGTKYSKALKATFLDADGKEQIIFMGCYGIGVGRTVAACIEQNHDENGIIFPIPIAPFQCIISSLSAKEDEVKAASESIYQELLEAGIEVLLDDRDERPGFKFKDADLIGIPLRIVVGAKALAEGKVELKERRSGEVEVLPIAEAIAKVKAAVKEALQV from the coding sequence ATGCGTTATTCCCAGTACTTTATTCCGACTGTCAAGGAGACTCCTTCCGATGCGGAAGTCATCTCCCACAAGTTGATGCTGCGCGCCGGCATGATCAGGAAACTCGCCGCCGGTATCTACAACTACCTCCCGTTCGGCCTTCGCTCTATCCGTAAGGTCGAGGCCATCGTCCGCGAGGAGATGAACCGCGCCGGCGCCATCGAACTCCTGATGCCTGCCGTCCAGCCTGCCGAACTCTGGAAGGAGTCGGGGCGCTGGGAATTCTACGGCAAGGAACTCCTTCGCTTCAACGACAGAAAAGACGCCGAGTTCTGCATGGGCCCCACCCACGAGGAGGTCATCACCGACCTCATCCGCAAGGAAGTCCGCAGCTACCGGCAACTGCCGATCAACCTGTACCAGATCCAGGGCAAGTTCCGCGACGAGATCCGCCCGCGCTTCGGTCTGATGCGCGGGCGCGAGTTCATCATGAAGGACGCTTACTCCTTCGACGTGAACGAGGCCGGTGCCGACGTCTCCTACGAGAAAATGTACAAGGCCTACCGCCGCATCTTCGAGCGCTGCGGGCTTAAGTTCCGCGCCGTCGAAGCCGACACCGGCACCATCGGCGGGAGCTACTCCCACGAATTCATGGTGCTTGCCGACTCCGGCGAGGACGCCATCGTCTCCTGCTCCGCCTGCGAGTACGCCGCCAACATGGAAAAGGCCGAGACCCGCAAAGGCGAGGGGATCGAGCATGCCGACCCGCGTCCGATGGAGCACGTGAGCACCCCGGGGCAAAAGAGCATCGAGGATGTGGCAACGTTCCTCGGTGTGCAGAACACCCAGGTCGTGAAGACGCTGGTGCTGGTCGCCGACGGCGAGCCGGTCGTGGCTCTTATCCGCGGCGACTATGACCTGAACGAGATCAAGCTGAAAAATCACCTGGGATGCGCAGAGCTGGAGATGGCCGAGGACGACGTGGTCGTCAAGGTCACCGGCGCACCCACCGGCTACGCCGGCCCCGTGGGGCTCGCTGCCAAAGTGAAAGTCGTAGCCGACCTCTCCCTGGAGGGGATGCACAACTTCGTCACCGGCGCCAATGCAGCCGACACCCACCTGAAAAACGTGAACATCGGGCGTGATTTCAGCGTCAGCGGCTTCGTAGACATCAGGAACGTCGTCATCGGCGACGCCTGCCCGCGCTGTGACAGCGGCAAGCTGGAGATCTGGCGCGGCATCGAAGTCGGTCACGTCTTCAAACTCGGCACCAAGTACTCCAAGGCACTCAAGGCCACCTTCCTCGATGCCGACGGCAAAGAGCAGATCATCTTCATGGGGTGCTACGGCATCGGCGTCGGGCGCACCGTCGCCGCCTGCATCGAGCAGAACCACGACGAGAACGGCATCATCTTCCCGATTCCCATCGCGCCGTTCCAGTGCATCATCTCCTCCTTGAGCGCCAAAGAGGACGAGGTCAAGGCTGCCTCCGAGTCAATCTACCAGGAACTTCTGGAGGCGGGCATAGAAGTGCTTCTCGACGACCGCGACGAGCGCCCCGGCTTCAAGTTCAAGGACGCCGACCTCATCGGGATACCGCTCAGAATAGTCGTAGGCGCCAAGGCCCTGGCAGAAGGCAAAGTCGAGCTGAAAGAGAGAAGAAGCGGCGAAGTAGAGGTACTCCCCATCGCCGAAGCCATAGCCAAGGTAAAAGCCGCCGTAAAGGAAGCGCTGCAGGTATAA
- a CDS encoding 2-oxoacid:ferredoxin oxidoreductase subunit beta, which translates to MSFDYDKYIRPGKLPHIWCPGCGHGIVMKGLIRAIDTLGLEKNNTAIVSGIGCASRLPGYLDFCTLHTAHGRAAAFATGVKMAKPEMNVILVGGDGDGTAIGGNHFIHACRRNIDMTYIIMNNNIYGMTGGQFSPCTPTGAKASTTVYGNPDPAFDVAKLAIGAGATFVARGTAYHATQIDKLIVEAVQHKGFSVVEILDDCPTTYGRRNKFKSVIEMMNRLKDVAVPVKAAEKMTAEQLEGKILTGVLYKEERPNYTDEYAKVIERAKK; encoded by the coding sequence ATGTCTTTTGATTACGATAAGTACATCCGTCCTGGCAAGCTGCCGCACATCTGGTGCCCCGGTTGCGGTCACGGCATCGTCATGAAGGGTCTGATCCGCGCCATCGACACCCTGGGCCTCGAGAAGAACAACACCGCTATCGTTTCCGGTATCGGCTGCGCTTCCCGTCTTCCCGGCTACCTCGACTTCTGCACCCTGCACACCGCACACGGCCGTGCAGCTGCTTTCGCCACCGGCGTCAAGATGGCGAAACCCGAGATGAACGTGATTCTCGTCGGCGGCGACGGCGACGGTACCGCCATCGGCGGTAACCACTTCATCCACGCCTGCCGCAGAAACATCGACATGACCTACATCATCATGAACAACAACATCTACGGCATGACCGGCGGCCAGTTCTCCCCGTGCACCCCGACCGGCGCCAAGGCGTCGACCACCGTGTACGGCAACCCTGACCCGGCATTCGACGTCGCCAAGCTTGCCATCGGCGCCGGCGCAACCTTCGTTGCCCGCGGCACCGCATACCACGCGACCCAGATCGACAAGCTGATCGTCGAGGCCGTGCAGCACAAAGGGTTCTCGGTAGTCGAGATCCTGGACGACTGCCCGACCACCTATGGCCGCCGCAACAAGTTCAAGTCGGTCATCGAGATGATGAACCGCCTGAAGGACGTAGCTGTTCCCGTCAAGGCTGCCGAGAAGATGACTGCCGAGCAGCTCGAAGGCAAGATCCTCACCGGCGTTCTGTACAAGGAAGAAAGGCCCAACTACACTGACGAGTACGCGAAGGTCATCGAGCGCGCCAAGAAATAA
- a CDS encoding HD domain-containing protein → MDALILRLKKFFPASLHSRIFLTGGMVRDFLLGVACQDVDLAAAVTAAELASLGFRLVESKSTPNIYFSYRQEFGKIEVTRLESVEELTSDLFRRDFRVNAMAMSLDGALIDPLHGKADLEQRILSACTQTSITDDPLRIFRALRFECEGWHLDREAEALLVSLDWSDAFAAIPVERFSQEMLKALAKPEPAHFFRRMVEFEAGRNYLPEIFEMQQVIAGPPQHHPEGDLFTHSMQTLERMAALTDDVTGRFCALFHDLGKLYTPKDQHPKHHGHDALGASAADAFCKRLRLPSALQRALKATSKLHDTANKWEELRDSTKIRLAVDAVKGGIAEFLPLQVAADCGGKMPGWDEALRVAALNAAQLGIGREMLDNKEVPPEKLQQIIMQLRVEELRRSR, encoded by the coding sequence ATGGATGCTTTGATTCTACGACTGAAGAAGTTCTTCCCTGCGTCCCTGCACTCCCGTATCTTCCTCACCGGCGGCATGGTGCGCGACTTCCTGCTGGGGGTCGCCTGCCAGGACGTCGATCTTGCCGCCGCGGTTACCGCGGCGGAACTCGCCTCTCTCGGTTTCCGCCTGGTCGAGTCCAAGAGCACCCCCAACATCTACTTCAGTTATCGTCAGGAATTCGGAAAGATCGAGGTCACCCGCCTGGAGTCGGTGGAGGAACTGACCTCCGATCTTTTCCGCCGCGATTTTCGGGTGAACGCCATGGCGATGAGCCTGGACGGCGCGCTCATCGACCCGCTTCACGGGAAGGCCGACCTGGAACAGCGCATCCTGAGCGCCTGCACCCAGACCAGCATCACCGACGACCCCTTGAGGATCTTCCGCGCTTTGCGCTTCGAATGCGAGGGGTGGCACCTGGACCGCGAGGCGGAGGCGCTCTTGGTATCGCTCGACTGGTCCGACGCGTTCGCAGCGATTCCCGTGGAGCGCTTCTCACAGGAGATGCTCAAGGCTTTGGCGAAGCCCGAGCCCGCTCATTTCTTCAGGCGCATGGTGGAGTTTGAGGCGGGGAGGAACTATCTGCCGGAGATCTTCGAAATGCAGCAGGTCATTGCCGGGCCGCCGCAGCACCACCCCGAGGGGGATCTGTTCACCCACTCGATGCAGACGCTGGAGCGGATGGCTGCCCTGACCGATGACGTGACCGGCCGGTTCTGCGCGCTCTTCCATGATCTGGGAAAGCTTTATACCCCCAAAGACCAGCACCCGAAGCACCACGGCCACGATGCGCTCGGGGCCTCAGCTGCCGATGCTTTCTGCAAGAGGCTGCGCCTGCCGTCGGCGCTGCAGCGCGCGCTGAAAGCGACCAGCAAGCTGCATGACACTGCGAACAAGTGGGAAGAGTTGAGGGACTCGACCAAGATCAGGCTGGCCGTCGACGCCGTCAAGGGGGGGATAGCGGAATTTCTGCCGCTTCAGGTTGCGGCGGACTGCGGCGGAAAGATGCCGGGGTGGGATGAGGCGCTCAGGGTGGCGGCGCTGAACGCCGCGCAGCTGGGGATCGGGCGGGAGATGCTGGATAACAAAGAAGTCCCGCCGGAGAAGCTGCAGCAGATAATCATGCAGCTACGGGTGGAGGAGTTGAGAAGAAGTAGATGA
- a CDS encoding HD-GYP domain-containing protein: MSLELCHMALRQTLDLVALTDETLQGLTRRKFTSDELYGEVLGKLLGGNGVRGPSGILIASESADTACCNGRVFHLRHERLVERSDVICIETGSSYASSLVLLEGGAEVVAINWKEVCSSVEEFQAFFHPKVLAAMAEPILNFVSCRISGKPAGVIEAFNYPGHATEYDADVLRSAAVVMGSLLAVSNGMRETEQAFNYTIEALARACEAAEEDTGRHIVRVNRYSGALAANMGFNIEFIQDISISAQMHDVGKIRIPSEILLKKGLLTAKEMQLMRQHPAFGSEIIGDSPRLRLAHEIALAHHENWDGTGYPKRLRGERIPLGGRIVKVADVYDALRSKRSYKGAMTHQEAVAVFRDGDERINPAAHFDPAVLAAFFRIEHMFDMIYDSSVPKIGLNHTKKSKTKTLGRGDTEKI; the protein is encoded by the coding sequence GTGTCACTAGAACTTTGCCACATGGCGCTCAGGCAGACACTTGATCTGGTCGCACTGACAGACGAGACGCTGCAGGGATTGACGCGCCGCAAGTTCACCAGCGACGAACTCTACGGCGAAGTCCTCGGCAAGCTCCTCGGCGGCAACGGCGTGCGCGGTCCTTCGGGCATCCTCATCGCCAGCGAGAGCGCAGACACCGCCTGCTGCAACGGCCGCGTCTTTCACTTGCGCCACGAGCGGCTGGTGGAGCGTTCCGATGTCATTTGCATCGAAACCGGTTCAAGCTATGCCAGCAGTCTGGTTCTTCTGGAGGGAGGGGCCGAGGTGGTGGCCATCAACTGGAAAGAGGTCTGCTCCAGCGTAGAGGAATTTCAGGCCTTCTTTCATCCCAAGGTGCTGGCGGCGATGGCCGAGCCGATCCTGAACTTCGTGAGCTGCCGGATCAGCGGCAAGCCCGCCGGCGTCATCGAGGCCTTCAACTACCCAGGCCACGCCACCGAATACGACGCAGACGTGCTGCGGAGCGCGGCTGTGGTAATGGGGTCGCTTTTGGCGGTGTCGAACGGGATGCGCGAGACCGAGCAGGCGTTCAATTACACCATCGAGGCCTTGGCCCGTGCCTGCGAGGCCGCGGAAGAGGATACCGGCAGACACATAGTCAGAGTCAACCGTTATTCGGGCGCCCTTGCCGCCAACATGGGATTCAACATAGAGTTCATACAGGACATCTCGATATCGGCGCAGATGCACGATGTCGGGAAGATCAGGATACCGTCGGAGATCCTGCTCAAGAAGGGGCTGCTTACCGCCAAGGAGATGCAACTGATGCGGCAGCATCCTGCCTTTGGCTCCGAGATCATCGGGGATTCGCCGAGGCTCAGGCTCGCGCACGAGATCGCCTTGGCCCACCACGAGAACTGGGACGGCACGGGGTATCCGAAACGACTGAGGGGGGAGAGGATTCCTTTAGGGGGGCGCATCGTGAAGGTGGCGGATGTCTACGACGCGCTGCGCTCAAAGAGAAGTTACAAGGGGGCGATGACCCATCAGGAAGCAGTGGCCGTATTCAGGGATGGGGATGAGAGGATCAATCCTGCCGCGCATTTCGACCCCGCGGTCCTGGCAGCCTTCTTCAGGATAGAGCACATGTTCGACATGATCTACGACAGCTCAGTACCGAAGATCGGGCTGAACCATACCAAAAAGAGCAAAACCAAAACCCTCGGCCGCGGAGACACGGAGAAAATCTGA